The following proteins come from a genomic window of Synechococcus sp. BIOS-E4-1:
- a CDS encoding DUF3104 domain-containing protein gives MSVDHGIYNQQNPSEKPIFLSVVTGMTVVVRHDHLTGEKADKDWWMGQVIYCGGGARDPSIHNLFQIADVDSGVIRWVNADLVTHIIPDC, from the coding sequence CAGTCGACCACGGGATCTACAACCAGCAGAACCCCTCGGAGAAGCCGATCTTCCTGAGCGTGGTTACGGGCATGACGGTGGTGGTGCGGCATGACCACCTGACCGGAGAGAAGGCCGATAAGGATTGGTGGATGGGGCAGGTGATCTACTGCGGCGGTGGTGCCCGTGACCCGAGCATTCACAACCTGTTCCAGATCGCGGATGTGGATTCCGGCGTGATCCGCTGGGTCAACGCCGACCTAGTCACTCATATCATCCCGGACTGTTGA
- a CDS encoding metal-binding protein gives MRRFCLIEAGWSSSTPIDVASGQDHDRATLAWCLPVGLLTSCWLGWINGALTALAFLVGGLWLSPDLDVRSTALRRWGVLGGIWWPYRRLLPHRSLLSHGPLIGMTLRLAWLSALMLLSWTATASLLSPAIPTPSQAWPDLLTTLREHPRTWIGVLVGLESSVWLHLILDGDPLPAEWSKPWRRHRRR, from the coding sequence GTGAGACGATTCTGCCTGATCGAGGCAGGCTGGAGCAGCTCAACACCCATTGATGTGGCCTCAGGCCAAGACCATGACCGGGCCACCCTGGCCTGGTGCCTGCCCGTTGGCCTACTGACGAGCTGCTGGCTGGGATGGATCAACGGTGCTCTAACAGCGCTGGCCTTCCTGGTGGGAGGCCTCTGGCTGTCACCAGACCTTGACGTGCGCTCGACCGCCCTCAGGCGCTGGGGAGTACTGGGTGGAATCTGGTGGCCCTATCGGCGGCTGCTTCCGCATCGATCCCTCTTATCCCACGGCCCCCTGATCGGCATGACACTGCGCTTGGCATGGCTGTCAGCCCTGATGCTGCTGAGCTGGACAGCCACTGCATCGCTGTTGTCCCCTGCCATTCCAACTCCATCCCAGGCATGGCCAGACCTGCTCACAACCTTGAGAGAACATCCCCGAACTTGGATCGGCGTCCTGGTGGGTCTGGAAAGCAGCGTTTGGCTGCATCTGATTCTGGATGGGGATCCACTGCCTGCGGAGTGGTCAAAACCATGGCGCAGGCATCGACGTCGATGA
- the mazG gene encoding nucleoside triphosphate pyrophosphohydrolase, with amino-acid sequence MASGSEMTQHQDPLRQLEGLVARLRDPEEGCPWDLEQTHQSLTPYVLEEAHEVADAIRHGDDKHLKEELGDLLLQVVLHARIAEEDRRFDLNAVAVGISEKLIRRHPHVFADAEARDSAAVRISWEAIKAQERAEAKAAANSTSPLSDQLAEKVRGQPALSGAMTISKKAAKAGFEWADMTGVWSKVNEELEELKEAVASGDRAHAQEELGDVLFTLVNVARWCEISPEEGLAGTNHRFLDRFSRVEAALGGDLHGHSIQELEGLWQQAKQAIRSQSASQDQGS; translated from the coding sequence ATGGCCTCAGGCTCCGAAATGACCCAGCACCAGGACCCCCTGCGCCAGCTGGAGGGATTGGTGGCACGGTTACGCGATCCTGAAGAAGGTTGCCCCTGGGACCTCGAACAGACCCACCAGTCATTGACCCCCTACGTGCTGGAGGAAGCCCATGAGGTGGCCGATGCAATCCGTCATGGCGATGACAAGCACTTGAAGGAGGAGCTCGGTGACCTGCTGTTGCAGGTGGTGCTTCATGCCCGCATCGCCGAAGAAGACAGACGATTCGATCTCAATGCTGTGGCAGTCGGCATCAGCGAGAAACTGATTCGCCGCCATCCCCATGTTTTCGCTGACGCCGAAGCCCGCGACAGTGCAGCTGTTCGCATCAGCTGGGAGGCCATCAAGGCGCAGGAAAGAGCAGAAGCAAAAGCTGCCGCGAACTCGACCTCTCCCCTCAGCGATCAGCTCGCCGAAAAGGTACGTGGACAGCCGGCCCTCTCTGGAGCGATGACCATCTCCAAAAAAGCCGCAAAGGCCGGCTTCGAATGGGCGGACATGACCGGTGTCTGGAGCAAGGTGAACGAGGAACTCGAAGAGCTCAAGGAAGCCGTTGCCTCAGGCGACAGGGCCCATGCCCAGGAGGAGCTTGGGGATGTGTTGTTCACCCTGGTGAATGTGGCTCGCTGGTGTGAGATCAGTCCGGAGGAAGGACTGGCAGGAACCAATCACCGCTTCCTGGATCGCTTTTCACGGGTCGAAGCAGCCTTGGGCGGTGATCTCCACGGGCACAGCATTCAGGAACTGGAGGGGCTTTGGCAGCAGGCCAAACAAGCCATCCGGAGCCAGAGCGCGTCTCAAGATCAGGGAAGCTGA
- a CDS encoding dienelactone hydrolase family protein produces the protein MQIRKDTVGLTVDKSLMRLHVVRPQSDGRWPGILFYSDIYQLGAPITRLADRLAGYGYVVAAPEIFHRRELIGSVIEPDPIGRLRGNDNAAHTSIAAYDADASATLAWLAENADVDSGRLGAVGFCIGGHLAFRAALLPQVRASVCIYPTGLQDGKLGLETADSLQRAAEIQGALLTIFGRLDPHVPGEAREVILATLAAIPHLRHESIVYEANHTFMRDDGERWDPQCADQAWTELTGFLERELS, from the coding sequence GTGCAGATACGCAAAGACACTGTGGGCCTGACCGTCGACAAAAGCTTGATGCGCCTGCACGTTGTGCGGCCCCAGAGCGATGGTCGCTGGCCGGGCATCCTGTTTTATTCGGATATTTATCAGCTCGGTGCGCCGATCACCCGTCTTGCTGATCGTCTTGCCGGCTATGGCTATGTGGTCGCTGCGCCGGAGATCTTCCATCGCCGTGAGCTGATCGGCTCAGTGATCGAGCCTGATCCCATCGGCCGATTGCGAGGCAACGACAACGCTGCGCACACGTCAATCGCGGCCTATGACGCCGATGCGTCGGCGACATTGGCCTGGCTGGCTGAGAATGCGGATGTGGATAGCGGTCGCCTTGGGGCCGTTGGCTTCTGCATCGGAGGTCATCTTGCCTTTCGTGCTGCGCTCCTGCCGCAGGTCAGGGCCAGTGTGTGCATCTATCCCACCGGTCTTCAGGACGGCAAACTCGGTCTGGAAACGGCTGATTCATTGCAACGGGCTGCAGAGATCCAGGGGGCTCTGCTCACGATCTTCGGCCGGCTCGATCCCCATGTCCCTGGCGAAGCCAGGGAAGTGATTCTTGCGACGCTCGCGGCGATCCCTCACCTGCGGCACGAATCCATTGTTTATGAGGCGAACCACACCTTCATGCGCGATGACGGCGAGCGGTGGGATCCGCAGTGTGCTGATCAGGCCTGGACAGAGCTCACTGGTTTCTTGGAGAGGGAACTCAGCTGA
- the arfB gene encoding alternative ribosome rescue aminoacyl-tRNA hydrolase ArfB translates to MIQDLPINDRLVIPAAELQWRFSRSSGPGGQAVNTTDSRVELRFDLESSQALGPFRKARLREHLASRLEGNCLRVVAAEELSQWQNRQRAMARLADLLREGLKPPPPKRRPTRPGRAAVKRRLEAKGRRSELKRRRQGRPSLDD, encoded by the coding sequence GTGATTCAGGATCTGCCGATCAACGACCGTTTGGTGATCCCAGCCGCTGAGCTGCAGTGGCGGTTTTCCCGGTCCTCTGGTCCGGGTGGGCAGGCTGTGAACACCACCGATTCCAGAGTGGAGCTGCGATTTGACCTGGAGAGTTCCCAGGCTCTGGGTCCCTTTCGCAAGGCCCGCCTGCGTGAGCATTTGGCGTCGCGTCTGGAGGGGAATTGCCTGCGGGTGGTTGCGGCTGAGGAGCTTTCGCAGTGGCAGAACCGTCAGAGGGCCATGGCGCGACTGGCCGATTTGTTGAGGGAGGGGCTCAAGCCGCCGCCGCCGAAGCGCAGGCCCACACGTCCAGGACGTGCTGCAGTCAAACGGAGATTGGAGGCCAAAGGCAGGCGCAGCGAACTCAAACGTCGTCGCCAAGGCCGGCCCTCACTGGATGACTAA
- the speE gene encoding polyamine aminopropyltransferase, producing MTKASPATGRWIDEHHEGVRYGLTGQVLVDEESSFQRITVIESERYGRGLLLDGCWMTAEHQERHYHEALVHPALCSAAAIERVLVIGGGDGGTARECLRHPGVRHLDMVEIDGRVVELSQKHLACIGGGCWQDPRFHLTVGDGIAWAADCTKASYDVVIVDGSDPAGPAEGLFNRSFFEHCRRILRPGGIFATQSESPEAFRQVHIDIVRLLRDVFGHADPLYGWVPMYPSGWWSWTFAAVEGPRYRKAIVERAANIAAGCEIWSPRWQAGAFEAIPAFIERELLA from the coding sequence ATGACCAAGGCATCCCCGGCCACAGGCCGCTGGATCGATGAACACCATGAAGGGGTTCGTTATGGACTCACTGGACAGGTGCTGGTGGATGAAGAGAGCAGCTTCCAGCGCATCACCGTGATCGAGAGCGAGCGCTATGGCAGAGGCTTGCTGCTGGACGGTTGCTGGATGACCGCCGAGCACCAGGAACGGCACTACCACGAAGCACTGGTGCATCCGGCTCTTTGCAGTGCCGCGGCCATTGAACGCGTCCTGGTCATCGGCGGTGGCGACGGCGGCACTGCTCGCGAATGCCTTCGCCATCCGGGCGTGCGACATCTCGACATGGTGGAGATCGATGGCCGGGTGGTGGAACTCAGCCAGAAGCATCTGGCTTGCATTGGTGGAGGCTGCTGGCAGGACCCCCGCTTTCACCTGACGGTGGGAGATGGCATTGCCTGGGCAGCGGACTGCACTAAAGCCAGCTACGACGTGGTGATCGTGGACGGTTCCGATCCGGCAGGTCCGGCCGAAGGTTTGTTCAACCGCAGCTTCTTCGAGCACTGCCGGCGCATCCTCAGGCCGGGAGGCATCTTCGCCACCCAGAGCGAATCACCTGAGGCCTTCCGGCAGGTTCACATCGATATCGTTCGGCTGCTGAGGGATGTGTTCGGCCATGCCGATCCCCTTTACGGCTGGGTGCCGATGTATCCCAGCGGTTGGTGGAGCTGGACTTTCGCTGCGGTGGAGGGCCCCCGCTACCGAAAAGCCATTGTGGAGCGAGCGGCCAACATCGCCGCAGGCTGCGAAATCTGGAGCCCTCGCTGGCAAGCCGGTGCCTTTGAAGCGATACCTGCCTTCATCGAACGGGAGCTCTTGGCGTGA
- the speB gene encoding agmatinase, protein MGASRDPNGCKVGLFGVPYDGTTSFRPGTRFGPSAVRDVSAGLETYCPQLDLDLETMAYADLGAVDIPFGAAEPVVEAVHKATIHALDLQLKPLMLGGEHSISSGAVAAVAERHPDLALVQLDAHADLRDEWLGSRFSHACAMRRCLEVLPSRELLQIAIRSGTREEFSELHSSNRLVPFDQMGSRLQNLRGKPLYLTVDLDWFDPAVIPGTGTPEPGGFLWQHFAELISELRHHNLVGADVVELAPQLDPSGISSVLAAKVTRSLLLLMAQ, encoded by the coding sequence ATGGGCGCGAGCCGGGATCCGAACGGCTGCAAGGTAGGCCTGTTCGGCGTGCCCTACGACGGCACAACATCCTTCAGGCCAGGCACCCGTTTCGGACCCTCAGCAGTACGGGATGTGAGTGCTGGCCTTGAGACCTACTGCCCCCAGCTTGACCTTGACCTCGAGACCATGGCCTACGCCGACCTTGGAGCGGTTGATATCCCCTTTGGCGCCGCTGAACCCGTGGTGGAGGCCGTTCACAAGGCCACGATCCATGCCTTGGACCTGCAGCTCAAGCCCTTGATGCTGGGTGGTGAGCACTCCATCAGCTCCGGAGCGGTGGCTGCTGTCGCCGAACGACATCCTGATCTGGCACTGGTGCAGCTGGATGCCCACGCAGATCTCCGCGATGAATGGCTGGGATCTCGCTTTAGCCACGCCTGCGCCATGCGACGCTGCCTGGAGGTGCTTCCCAGTCGGGAGCTGCTGCAGATCGCCATTCGCAGCGGTACCAGGGAGGAATTCTCGGAACTGCACAGCAGCAACCGCCTGGTCCCCTTCGATCAGATGGGCTCACGTCTGCAGAATTTGCGCGGCAAGCCTCTTTATCTGACCGTTGACCTTGACTGGTTTGACCCGGCCGTGATTCCTGGCACAGGGACCCCTGAACCAGGTGGCTTTCTCTGGCAACACTTCGCCGAACTGATAAGCGAATTACGCCATCACAACCTCGTCGGAGCCGATGTTGTCGAACTGGCTCCTCAACTGGACCCGAGTGGCATCAGCAGCGTTCTGGCAGCCAAGGTGACCCGCAGCCTGCTGTTGCTGATGGCTCAGTAG
- a CDS encoding cyclic nucleotide-binding domain-containing protein: MPTAVQLIAEHRNVDQLLLPTGSILFERGESATALYAIERGLVELTTGGRDRLRYGDGEVFFYEDLVAEDAHHSRTARAITPVHVLRLDRNSFLELIHGHPTLVLSLLSGQHRRLRQQRLEAAHFY, encoded by the coding sequence ATGCCGACCGCTGTTCAGCTGATCGCTGAACATCGCAACGTTGATCAGTTGTTGCTGCCCACGGGCAGCATCCTGTTTGAACGGGGTGAATCGGCGACTGCTCTCTACGCGATTGAACGCGGGCTGGTGGAGCTCACGACCGGTGGTCGTGACCGCCTTCGCTATGGCGATGGAGAAGTGTTCTTCTACGAAGACCTGGTGGCGGAAGACGCCCATCACAGCCGAACAGCGCGAGCGATCACTCCGGTTCACGTTCTTCGACTGGATCGCAACAGTTTTCTGGAGTTGATTCACGGGCATCCCACACTCGTGCTCAGTCTGCTCAGCGGTCAGCACCGACGACTGCGGCAGCAGCGTCTGGAAGCTGCTCACTTCTACTGA
- the gcvT gene encoding glycine cleavage system aminomethyltransferase GcvT: MDLQRTPLHDLCREAKGRMVPFAGWDMAVQFSGLIAEHKAVREGVGMFDISHMGVLRIEGSNPKDALQTLVPTDLHRIGVGQACYTVLLNDNGGIRDDLIVYDQGEAASGDGTVLVVINAACADSDTAWLKQQLEPRGLSVQDEKRDGVLLALQGPKAIGILEKLSGESLHELPRFGHRLLQLQGLSEQVFCARTGYTGEDGAELLLSRADGRKLWAQLLDLDVVPCGLGARDTLRLEAAMHLYGQDMNANTNPFEAGLGWLVHLEMPQDFIGRDALEQVAAHGVSRRLVGLKLQGRAIARHDYPVLHNGEKVGVVTSGSWSPTLEEAIALALVPKELAKVGSELGVEIRGQVQPATVVKRPFYRRG, translated from the coding sequence ATGGATCTGCAACGCACGCCGCTTCATGACCTCTGCCGAGAAGCCAAGGGCCGCATGGTTCCTTTTGCTGGCTGGGACATGGCGGTGCAATTCTCGGGGTTGATCGCCGAACACAAAGCCGTGCGTGAAGGCGTGGGCATGTTCGACATCTCCCACATGGGCGTGCTTCGGATCGAAGGCAGCAATCCCAAGGACGCACTCCAGACTCTGGTGCCAACAGACCTGCACCGGATCGGTGTGGGGCAGGCCTGCTACACCGTGCTGCTGAATGACAACGGCGGCATCCGTGACGACCTGATCGTCTACGACCAGGGGGAAGCGGCATCCGGCGACGGCACCGTGCTGGTGGTGATCAATGCTGCCTGCGCTGACAGCGACACGGCCTGGCTGAAACAGCAGCTGGAACCGCGAGGTCTCAGTGTTCAAGATGAAAAGCGGGATGGCGTGCTGCTCGCCCTGCAGGGTCCAAAGGCGATTGGGATTCTCGAAAAACTGAGCGGGGAGTCACTGCACGAGCTACCCCGCTTTGGCCATCGCCTGCTGCAACTGCAAGGGCTCAGCGAACAGGTGTTCTGCGCCCGAACCGGCTACACGGGAGAAGACGGTGCTGAACTGCTGCTGAGCCGGGCAGACGGACGCAAACTCTGGGCGCAACTGCTGGACCTGGATGTGGTGCCCTGCGGCCTGGGAGCACGCGACACCCTGCGTCTTGAGGCCGCCATGCACCTTTATGGCCAAGATATGAACGCCAACACCAACCCGTTTGAAGCAGGCCTGGGTTGGCTGGTCCACCTCGAGATGCCTCAGGACTTCATCGGCCGAGACGCTCTGGAGCAGGTCGCCGCCCATGGAGTCTCCCGGCGGCTGGTGGGGCTGAAGCTGCAAGGACGAGCCATCGCCCGCCATGACTACCCGGTGCTGCACAACGGTGAAAAGGTGGGAGTGGTCACCAGCGGCAGCTGGTCACCCACCCTGGAGGAGGCCATCGCCCTTGCCCTCGTACCCAAGGAACTGGCGAAAGTCGGCAGCGAACTTGGTGTGGAGATCCGAGGGCAGGTGCAACCGGCCACTGTGGTGAAGCGACCCTTCTACCGACGTGGTTAA
- the aspS gene encoding aspartate--tRNA ligase has protein sequence MRSNGCGDLRKQHIDKQVQLCGWVDRRRDHGGVIFIDLRDRSGTVQITVDPDLGTEAFAVAEHLRSETVLQVNGKVRARPAESLNDKLATGSVEVLASGITVLNSVKGNLPFPVSVHDEENTREELRLRHRYLDLRRKRMNDNLRLRAQTIQAARRYLEDEGFIEVETPVLTRSTPEGARDYVLPSRVCGGDWFALPQSPQLFKQLLMVGGIERYYQVARCFRDEDLRADRQPEFTQLDIEMSFMDQEQILELNESLICAIWKAVKGIELPRPFPRMTWHEAMERYGTDRPDTRYGMELVSVSDIVKDMGFKVFSGAVKSGGSVKCIAVPGGNDAVSNVRIKPGGDVFSEAQKAGAGGLAFIRVRDGGEIDTIGAIKDNLSDAQKQELLSRTGAQPGTLLLFGAGDTATVNKALDRVRQYLAKELGMVQPDRENDQWNFLWVVDFPMFEFNSDENRFEALHHPFCAPNAEDLGNDPSKWAQTLPEARAQAYDLVLNGLELGGGSLRIHDSALQRQVLQTVGLPLEEAQEQFGFLMDALDVGAPPHGGLAFGVDRMVMLLAGEESIRDTIAFPKTQQARCLMTNAPGGVADKQLEELHVASTWVEENDETAN, from the coding sequence ATGCGCAGCAACGGTTGCGGCGACCTGCGCAAGCAGCACATTGATAAGCAGGTGCAGCTGTGCGGCTGGGTAGATCGACGCCGCGACCACGGCGGTGTGATTTTCATTGACCTGCGCGACCGCAGCGGCACCGTGCAGATCACCGTGGACCCCGACCTGGGTACTGAGGCTTTTGCTGTGGCCGAACATCTGCGCAGCGAAACCGTGCTGCAGGTGAACGGCAAGGTGCGAGCCCGGCCGGCCGAATCCCTCAACGACAAGCTGGCGACGGGCTCAGTGGAAGTGCTGGCCAGCGGCATCACGGTGTTGAACAGCGTGAAAGGAAACCTTCCCTTCCCCGTCTCCGTGCACGACGAGGAAAACACCCGAGAAGAGCTGCGACTGCGTCACCGCTATCTGGATCTGCGCCGCAAGCGCATGAACGACAACCTGCGCCTGCGGGCCCAGACCATCCAGGCCGCCCGCCGCTACCTGGAAGACGAAGGCTTCATCGAGGTGGAGACACCGGTGCTCACGCGCTCAACCCCCGAAGGCGCGCGCGACTACGTACTCCCAAGCCGCGTCTGCGGCGGCGATTGGTTCGCCCTGCCGCAATCCCCCCAGCTGTTCAAACAGCTGCTGATGGTGGGTGGCATCGAGCGCTATTACCAGGTGGCCCGCTGCTTCCGCGACGAAGACCTGCGTGCCGACCGCCAGCCGGAGTTCACCCAGCTGGACATCGAAATGAGCTTCATGGATCAAGAGCAGATCCTCGAGCTCAACGAATCACTGATCTGCGCCATCTGGAAGGCCGTGAAGGGCATCGAGCTGCCGCGGCCCTTCCCCCGCATGACCTGGCATGAGGCCATGGAGCGCTACGGCACCGACAGGCCCGACACCCGTTACGGCATGGAGCTGGTGAGCGTTTCGGACATCGTCAAGGACATGGGCTTCAAGGTGTTCAGCGGTGCAGTGAAATCCGGCGGATCGGTGAAGTGCATCGCTGTCCCCGGCGGCAACGATGCGGTGAGCAACGTGCGGATCAAGCCCGGCGGCGACGTGTTCAGCGAAGCCCAGAAAGCCGGTGCCGGTGGCCTGGCCTTCATCCGCGTGCGCGACGGTGGCGAAATCGACACGATCGGTGCGATCAAGGACAATCTCAGCGATGCGCAGAAGCAGGAGCTGCTCAGTCGCACCGGAGCCCAACCAGGCACGCTGCTGTTATTCGGTGCCGGTGACACCGCCACGGTGAACAAGGCCCTCGACCGGGTGCGTCAATACCTCGCCAAAGAGCTGGGCATGGTCCAACCCGACAGGGAGAACGACCAGTGGAACTTCCTCTGGGTCGTGGATTTCCCGATGTTCGAGTTCAACAGTGATGAGAATCGTTTTGAGGCTCTGCATCACCCCTTCTGCGCTCCCAACGCCGAAGACCTGGGCAACGACCCCTCGAAGTGGGCCCAGACACTGCCGGAAGCCCGCGCTCAGGCTTACGACCTCGTGCTCAACGGGCTCGAACTCGGTGGTGGCTCGTTGCGCATCCATGACTCGGCCCTGCAGCGACAGGTGTTACAGACCGTGGGTCTGCCCCTGGAGGAAGCCCAGGAGCAGTTCGGCTTCCTGATGGATGCCCTGGATGTCGGAGCTCCCCCCCACGGAGGCCTGGCCTTCGGCGTCGACCGGATGGTGATGCTGCTGGCAGGCGAGGAATCGATCCGCGACACGATCGCCTTCCCCAAGACCCAGCAGGCGCGTTGTCTGATGACCAACGCTCCCGGCGGTGTTGCCGACAAACAGCTTGAGGAGCTGCATGTGGCCAGCACCTGGGTGGAAGAGAACGACGAGACCGCGAACTAG
- a CDS encoding RNA polymerase sigma factor, RpoD/SigA family, with protein sequence MAKHSRSTGHAPIRWSGGNDLLRLYLQDIGRVDLLTSEEEVTLSRQVQAREKLLVQERDLSNHHAAIRILLDLEELQLREANQVSHWPTRQEWARAAELPLEELNRQLNEGYSLWAEEVGLEAKELQRRLREGRRARDRMIQANLRLVVAVAKKYQQRGMELLDLVQEGTLGLERAVEKFDPTRGFRFSTYAYWWIRQGITRAIATQSRTIRLPVHVTEKLNRIKRVQQEIATEKGRLASVTDLARELGLSEETVRMTLMRVPRSVSLETRVGKDQDTQLGDLLEDGSATPEQTLTRDSLHDDLEHLLDELTPREAEVIRSRFGLEDDHPRTLAEIGEAMALSRERVRQIETRALLKLRQPQRRSKVKDYILGLDS encoded by the coding sequence TTGGCCAAACACTCCCGATCGACGGGGCATGCCCCGATCCGCTGGAGCGGTGGCAACGACCTGCTGCGCCTGTACTTACAGGACATCGGTCGAGTCGACCTGCTCACCAGCGAAGAAGAAGTCACCCTCTCTCGTCAGGTCCAGGCGCGGGAAAAACTGCTCGTGCAGGAGCGGGACCTCAGCAATCACCATGCGGCAATCCGGATCCTGCTGGATCTGGAGGAACTGCAGTTGCGTGAGGCCAATCAGGTGAGCCACTGGCCCACACGTCAGGAATGGGCTCGGGCGGCTGAGTTGCCCCTCGAGGAACTCAATCGACAGCTGAATGAGGGCTACAGCCTCTGGGCCGAGGAGGTGGGCCTTGAGGCCAAGGAATTGCAGCGACGGCTTCGGGAGGGTCGCAGGGCACGCGACCGGATGATCCAGGCCAACCTGCGCCTTGTGGTGGCAGTGGCCAAGAAATACCAGCAGCGGGGCATGGAGCTGCTGGATCTGGTTCAGGAAGGCACGCTTGGCCTCGAGAGGGCGGTTGAAAAGTTCGACCCCACCCGAGGCTTCCGCTTCAGCACTTATGCCTACTGGTGGATCCGTCAGGGAATCACCCGAGCCATCGCCACCCAGAGCCGAACGATTCGTCTGCCGGTGCATGTCACCGAAAAACTGAACCGCATCAAGCGCGTTCAGCAGGAGATCGCCACCGAAAAGGGACGACTGGCATCGGTGACTGATCTGGCCAGGGAACTGGGGCTGAGCGAAGAAACAGTGCGCATGACGCTAATGCGGGTTCCTCGCTCGGTCTCCCTGGAGACCAGGGTCGGAAAGGATCAGGACACCCAGCTGGGAGACCTGCTGGAAGACGGCAGTGCCACACCTGAGCAGACCCTCACCCGCGACTCCCTCCATGACGATCTGGAGCACTTGTTGGATGAGCTGACACCAAGGGAAGCGGAAGTGATTCGCAGCCGTTTCGGCCTCGAGGACGATCACCCGCGCACCCTGGCGGAAATCGGTGAAGCGATGGCGCTGTCGCGGGAACGGGTTCGCCAGATCGAGACGCGCGCCCTGCTCAAGCTGCGCCAACCGCAGCGGCGATCCAAGGTGAAGGACTACATCCTGGGCCTGGATTCCTGA
- a CDS encoding Dps family protein, which translates to MASAPQINIGIPQEQREQIAAGLSRLLADTYVLYGKTHGFHWNVTGPMFNTLHLMFMDQYTELWNSLDEIAERIRALGIVAPYGGATLAGLASIKEVSQPPAALDMVRELVAGHEAVARTARSIFPLAEAASDEPTADLLTQRLQIHEKTAWMLRSLLED; encoded by the coding sequence ATGGCCAGCGCACCCCAGATCAACATCGGTATCCCTCAGGAACAGCGCGAGCAGATCGCTGCTGGGCTCAGTCGATTACTGGCTGATACCTATGTGCTCTATGGAAAAACGCATGGCTTCCACTGGAACGTGACCGGTCCGATGTTCAACACCCTGCATTTGATGTTCATGGACCAGTACACCGAGCTTTGGAACTCCCTGGACGAGATCGCCGAGAGAATCAGGGCTCTGGGCATCGTGGCCCCCTATGGCGGCGCGACCCTTGCCGGACTGGCATCGATCAAGGAAGTCAGCCAACCACCTGCTGCTCTCGACATGGTGCGCGAACTGGTGGCTGGCCATGAGGCCGTGGCCAGAACCGCTCGCAGCATTTTCCCGCTGGCGGAGGCCGCCAGCGATGAACCCACCGCTGACCTGCTGACCCAGCGGCTGCAGATTCACGAGAAAACCGCCTGGATGCTCAGAAGCCTGCTGGAGGACTGA